The Acidobacteriota bacterium DNA segment GCATCGTCCTGCCGCCGGCCGTGGCCGGGGAACCGGGCGAGGTCGATGCCGGTGCCGTGCCGGCGTGGAGGGAGACGTCGTGAGCGTGGTCGATCGGAGCGCCGCCGGCGCCCAGGGGGAAGGCCGCATCGTGCTGGTCGACGACGACGACCGGAACCGCGACGCGATGGAGAAGGCGCTGCGGCGCGGCGGGTACGAGGTCGCGAGCTTCGGCGACGGCGCCGAGGCGCTCGCCTACGTCCGCAATCACCCGGACGTGGAGCTCATCGTCACCGACCTCCGGATGCCCGGCATGGATGGACTCGAGCTGCTGCGGCGGGTGCGGGACATGGTGCCCGACATCGGCGTCCTCATGATCACCGCTTTTGCCTCCGAGCAGTCGTTTCTCGAGGCGATGAAGTACGGAGCGGAGGACTATCTCGAAAAGCCGGTGAATCTCGGCGTCATGCGTGCCCGGGTGGCGAATCTGGTGAAAAAGGTCCGCCTCTCGCGGCAGCTCGACGAGTACCGGGCGATCGAGGAGACCCTCTCCGAGGAAGGGAGCTTCGAGGGGATGATCGGGCGGAGCGGCAGCATGCTCGAGCTGTTCCGCAAGATCCGCCAGGTCGCCCCGGCGCGATCGTCGGTGCTGATCGTGGGCGAATCGGGAACGGGCAAGGAGCTCGTCGCCCGGGCGATCCACCGGCACTCGCCCCGGGCCCGCGAGACCTTTCTCCCCGTCGATTGCGCCGCGATCCCTTCCGAGATGCTGGAGTCGGAGCTGTTCGGCCACGAGAAGGGAGCGTTCACCGGGGCGCAGGCGCGCAAGCCGGGGAAGTTCGAACTGGCCGACGGCGGCACCTTGTTTCTCGACGAGATCGGCGAGCTGCCCCTCGGCCTGCAGAGCAAACTGCTGCGCGTGCTCGAGACCCAGACCTTCATGCGGGTCGGCGGCACGAGCGAGGTGAAGGTGGACGTGAGGGTCCTCGCCGCGACGAACCGCGACCTGGCGGCCATGGCCGAGAGGGGCGAGTTCCGTCACGACCTGTACTACCGCCTGGCGGTGGTGACCCTGAAGATCCCTCCGCTGCGCGAGCGGCCGGACGACATCCCGCTGCTGGCGACCGCGTTCCTCGAGCGGATGGCGGTCGAGAACGACCGCAAACCCCCGCGGTTGACGCCGGAGGCGATGGAGCTCCTCCGCGTCGCCCCCTGGCCGGGGAACGTGCGCGAGCTGAGGAACATGATGGAGTCGCTGGTGATCCTGCACGCGGGGGAGGAGATCCGGCCCAGCCATCTCCCCGAGGAGCTGCGCCGGATGGCGCGGGAGCCGGCGCGGGCCTCGTCGCCGATGGGAATCGGCCTCGCCGGGCGGACGATGGAGGAGATCGAGCGGGAAGCGATCCTGCACACGCTGGAGAAGACGGGGGGCAACCGGACGCAGGCCGCCGAGATGCTGGGGATCGGCCTGCGGACGCTGCAGCGCAAGCTGAAGCAGTACCGGAAGGAAGGCCATCCGGTGGCCGACCCCGAGCCGGGCGGGGACTGAGCCCGGCTGTTGTGGCGCGCCGCGCGGGCGTCGGGCAAGCTCGGAACCGCGGGCGGTGCTTTCCAGGAGGTAGGCGATGAGCAGGCCGGAGTTCGTCGGAAAGGGCCTCATGATGGGCGCCGCGGTGATCGCCGGCGCGGTTCTCGCGGCGGTCGTCCCGCCGGTCGAGCGGGCGGCGGACGGGCTGAAGCTCGCTCCCCCGCCTCGGGAAGCCCCCGCCGCGGCGTTGCCGAGCTTCGCCGACCTCGTGGAACGCGCCATCCCCTCGGTGGTCAAGGTGACCTCGCGCAAGGCGGTGACGGAGCCGGAAGGGGGATCGCTGTTCGACAATCCCCTCT contains these protein-coding regions:
- a CDS encoding sigma-54-dependent Fis family transcriptional regulator, whose translation is MSVVDRSAAGAQGEGRIVLVDDDDRNRDAMEKALRRGGYEVASFGDGAEALAYVRNHPDVELIVTDLRMPGMDGLELLRRVRDMVPDIGVLMITAFASEQSFLEAMKYGAEDYLEKPVNLGVMRARVANLVKKVRLSRQLDEYRAIEETLSEEGSFEGMIGRSGSMLELFRKIRQVAPARSSVLIVGESGTGKELVARAIHRHSPRARETFLPVDCAAIPSEMLESELFGHEKGAFTGAQARKPGKFELADGGTLFLDEIGELPLGLQSKLLRVLETQTFMRVGGTSEVKVDVRVLAATNRDLAAMAERGEFRHDLYYRLAVVTLKIPPLRERPDDIPLLATAFLERMAVENDRKPPRLTPEAMELLRVAPWPGNVRELRNMMESLVILHAGEEIRPSHLPEELRRMAREPARASSPMGIGLAGRTMEEIEREAILHTLEKTGGNRTQAAEMLGIGLRTLQRKLKQYRKEGHPVADPEPGGD